The Hevea brasiliensis isolate MT/VB/25A 57/8 chromosome 9, ASM3005281v1, whole genome shotgun sequence nucleotide sequence CTTTTACCTTTGAGCATCAAAATGAATTATGCCAATTAGCccataaccatgcattttcagtaTATATAATCAGGATACTCGCAATGGTTAGGATGCATTTCCATTCCAAAAGTAGTAAATTAAGTCATGTGGAAGTTAACcccatatcttttttttttttttttatttgagtaGAAGTTAATACCATATCTATTAGACAAAAAAGGGGAAAAAGGAAGGCTCATTTAACATCCCTACAAAAACAACAGTGGCTCACCTGATAGCATTTGAGCAACTGGGGCCTCTTTTTCTTAAATGTTGGAGTGAGGAGGTCGCGTTCTATGTCAAATGGCTCAGGATCAAGGTGAACAGCTTTTACAAATTCAAACCATTTCAGCTGCCAAAAGTAACGGTTGGAAtcaaaaaatgattaaaaaaatgtaCAATTTAGCTTTGGAAGGGCCAAAATTTTTCCATGGCCATTGACAGTGAAGTGCAAGTGCTAAAAGCAAGTAAGAAAGAACCTTTTTTTCTTTGCCAGCCTTTGTGAGCTCTCCAAGTATGTATTCTTTTGCTTTTGGACTTTCACAAAGGGATTTGAAGTCCCCATGCACGCCATTTTCTTGTGCCCAATTTTCAAGAGCTTGGTTATTGGGGttaacaacagcaacaaggaatgaTTCAAAGCTATTCCCATAAACCCATATCTGAAATTGACATATAGGACGATTACACAAGAGTTGGACCAATGCAGACCTCAAGCGGGCAATAAAATAGACATTTCCCACAATAGAGCTGGATGAAATAGGAaaatagaatttataaattaGGTTGCTAAAGGACTTGTCGCCAGCAGAAGAGGACTGAGAACCAGTAATTGTCATATGTAGGAACTATTGCTATACTGGGAAAGTTAAAATGATCAAATATCTTTGCAGGTCCATGTGCCTTTTCATTCATATATTGAATGGACACGGACAGCAGGCCACAGCCACTACACAACAGTTTACACACACAACCTACAAATAAGGCAAAAAATATGGCATAACTAAATATATATGCTGAGCATACAATGAACTAGCataccgaaaaaaaaaaaaagaaaaaaagaaaaaggaaaaccaATTACGTATATATAATGCATACATATGTTTGTGAGTGTTTACAGGTACATAGATGTTGGTATGTAATACAACCAGCTATGAAGCTGTATAAGCTGAAGATATTAACATGCATGCCTCTCTTTGAAGTATTCAGTTGTGAGTGCTACAAAAGGGAAAGCAAGAGAATTTAATTCAAGGCAAACAAGCATGAACACATATAAAAACGGAACATAGATGGGAAATTAATAGAGCAATCATATTTTTTTTGTTACTTATAAGCAGATAAAAGACAAGGAGCACacaaaatcaataacatacaagaCCGTAATTGAAATAAATAGATCAGACGTATCAGACAGGCATACCGAATCAACAGCAGAAGCAAGACCATAAATATTCTCCAAGTTTTCAACTGCAACATATTCTCCTTGTGAAAGTTTAAATATGTTTTTCTTGCGGTCAATAACTTTCAAGCTCCCATCTGGTTGCCATTCACCAATATCACCTAATGCAAAAATCATTATGAACACAGTATGCTAAGACAACTAATATAGAACCCAAGATTCATAAAGGATAACCATATGCAACCTGTGTGGAACCATCCATCAATCAGGACCTCCTTGGTGAGGTCTTCTTGTTTGTAGTAACCCGAAAACACAGTTTTTCCCCTTATACAAATTTCTCCACGTGGTGTGCTTGAAAGAGCATCACAATTCATTTCAGGAACAGATTCTAGGCACACATCCACATTTGGTATAGGAGGGCCCACTGTACCAAGCATTTGCATCTCATTTGGCAGGGAGACAAATGTGCCTCCACAGGTTTCTGTAAGACCTACATTCACAAAAACAAAATGATCCAACTTTGAATGGCAGTAAGTTATAATCACAATCAATAAATGTTAAAAGGGGAAATGGAAAATTTAACAGACAAAACCAGGCACGAAAAATAGTGACAGCATACCATATCCTTGCAAAACATAAGCACATGAGACCACCCGCAGGAAAGCTTCTACGTGGATAGCAAGAGGTGCTCCTCCAGATAGAATAAGCCGTACATTTCCTCCCAAGCCTTGTTTTACCTACAGAAGAGAAAACCAAGGAGATTTGAAGCAGTAAGCAAATATGATTCCAATCACTGTCGTGTGGCTTGGGTTTTGGAGGGGGAGAGAGGCGAAAAGAACCATCACCTTATCAAAGACAACTTTGTCACAAAGTGGAGATGCCTCGTCATGTGAATGCCCCTTCTTCATAGAATTTAATTTGCTGCAAAATAATTGTTGTCAAACCAATTAGATTAGAATGAGATGGTGAAACAGTAAGAAAATACAGATAATAACTAAAAATGGAACCTACATAAATCCCTTAACACAAACTAAAAGGGTTAGCCAAATATACTAAAAAATTCCCAGCACCAACCCACAAAAACAAAAATGAGAAAGATGACCAAACAAGAAAACATAGGCTAATTGCCATGAAAAATTGAATTTCTTTAACATGTTAAAGATATGAGGTGAAGTCTCACAAACTTTCAGTCTAAAGTTTATTCACAAGTGCAAAAGAAAAATAGAATTCCAACCGTATTGCACAAGGAAAAAAGAAGCCAAATGGAGTGAGTACAATAAGTTTGCCAATAACCATCACTTATGAGTGCATCAAATGATGCCATACCAGAAGGAAGGAAAATGGAAAAGACGTGGGACTTTCCTCATCCTCCTTACTCTTCTGTTGGGGACTGGAGTTTCTACTGGCATATTAAGGAATGGAACTTACTATGAGTATGCTATATTGAACAACTTCTGTTTTAAGAAGCTCCCTGAAGCAATCTTCTGCATCAAACCTGAAAATGTGCAAAGAAATTATGCCAGTGTTGCAGTCAGAAGAAGCACAAAACAAGCAAATGTTCACTTTTCAGATATAATTGCTTCAGTTCATTCCCGGAATGAACAAGCTGAAAGGTGTACTCAGAATTCTGGAGTAAAAATATCAGAGTTTGTTTCAGAGTAAATCTAAAGCTAAGGTTACAAGTATGAGGTTGTAAACTAAGATTAATGTGAAATGAGAAGCCCTCCAAACACCAAAATGGATAGTCACTTCCCTTGATAAGAGTAATTAAGGACAACATAGTGCGCACAAACCCTACCAAAAGAACTAATCAGACTTGAGCCCTATTTTCCAAGAGaaggtattttaagaaaataataacaaaaaatttGGTGGTTCTGGAATCTGAGTCTGGACACCAAGCATCATGTTATCCAAATTCAGGTGTTATCTTCTTAAGCACATGAGAACTTGTAGATAACCAAAATCACAATAAGGCAAGAAAATAAGATTAAACTTACCTGAACGTATTCTATCTAATACACGGGGCACAGCACAGAAAATAGTTGGTTTGAGCTCCCCAATATCTTCAAGTAATAGTTTGACATCCTGCAAATATGCGATGGGAAAAGATGCATTTACCTTCTCAAATTACTTACAAAGGCTAAGTAGCTTTACCACCAATTGCACTATGGCAAAGGCGTTGCTAAGGTGCCATGCATATTCCCTTAAAATtgagaataaaaagaaaaagtcgTAATCATGCTTACCCCTCGCCAGAACCCTATAGAGGCACCATGTGAAATAAATAGCTCCTCAATCACCCGATCAAAGATATGAGCAAGAGGAAGGTATGAAAGATATACATCCTTCGTAGTCAACTGTAATTTTCACAGGGAAAAAAAAGTTCAAAAGAGAATTTTCAGGTAAGTGTACAGGGAggaaaagataaaataattaacTGGCAAAAAAATGCACTTTATCCACAGACAATTTAAGCTTTATATTGCAATCTTATTATTCATGTCTACTATGATATTCAGAATGAAAGGAGAAGGAAATAACCTGTTCATTTACACTCTCAAGTACCCTTTTCACCCCAGCTATAAAAGTAACAATACTATCATTGGAAATCATTACTCCCTTCGGATTACCAGTTGTCCCACTGGTATACATTATTGTACAGATATCGCTTTTCTTTTTCACTGGAAGATCATATTGTTTATCTTCCCCCTGCGAGGCACAAACATAGGCCATTACTCATTTGTTTACTGTTAAAGATATACCAGAACCAATAAACACTAACAAAATATTAGAAGAAAGAgagaataaaaaaagaaaaagaagaaagagcaTCTTCCTCAGTTCATGCATGTTAATGAAACGTCAGAGAAAGGATTATTAAGAAACTGAAAAAAAAATCCAAGTGTTGTTTCAGCAGTCTTGCTATGAACAGGAAAATAGTATATATGACTTATTGTTGGTAAGCAAGAGAACTATGTCCATCTCATGAACAAAAAGTAATAAAGCTGACCTAAAAACTGTCAATTTGCGACACAGGCACATGTATGCAGAATACAACTAGCTACACCAACACGAATGACAGATTTTGAGACATGACATCTTCCACAAAATAATTATTATCTCAAGCTAATTCTGTTACATGCATGGAAAAGCATTTTCTCGCCCAAATTTTTTCTGCTATCAAATCAATAACTAAACAAAAAAGGACCGATTAAAAAAGTCGGCCAGCCTACCAGTTTTAAAAATTCCTCCCAAGAGTAGACTGCTAAACCAAACTTCCCAATCTGTTCTCTTTGTTCAGGTGCAACCTTGCCAAAGCTCACAATTGCTGCAAAATGAAATGAATACCATCATATCTAGGATGCACATATGCAAGGAAAATAAATCTATAGAGGAAGATGAACTTACTTTTCATGTGTTGTGTTGAGTTTGGAAATGTTTCCATAAGCTGAGAGAAGAAAACTACAGATCAGTAGAGACACTAGCATATGAGGATAAAATTAATAACTACTCATATTTAGAAAATCAAAGTTATTAGAAGGAACTTATACAGCAATGTGAATGACTACTCCAGCTGATATTTACATTTTCTTTCCAAATTTCCAAAAtgaattaataaaaagaaaaccTTCTCAAAATTTTCCCATGACAGGAAATCATATTCAACTGTTATCATATATACCTcaggaatttttttttcttctacaaAAGCAATTGAGACCTCTGCATGGCATATGATATATTCCACAGCACCAGCTCCTACAAAATTAATTAGAGAAGGTAAACAATAAATTTTGCTTATAGCTGGAGAGATTTGAGATTAAGATTTATGCACTACTGGAATATGGAAATAAATCTAAACATGCAATTTTGGTCATAATCCAATATAGAGCATCCCAGTATTCTTTAAAATATTCATGAATTGCAGGATAGCTAACAATTACGTTTTTCTGCTTACACACCCAAGTTTAAGAAATGCCCATACCTAAGGTGTCATATAAAGGAACACAAAAAAGCCCATGAGCATTGCAGGCCTGCACCAATTTACAGCATTAGTACAAAAAGTTTAGGAAAAAATGGGAGGAAATTAAACCATACTGGTTTAGAAATTAGAAAACACATTAGCAAACAAGTGACACGGATTCCCAGCAGGTTTTTGAAGCAAA carries:
- the LOC110660546 gene encoding long chain acyl-CoA synthetase 4-like, which encodes MAQRKYLIEVEKAKEAKDGRPSVGPVYRGVFAKDGFPPPIPGMDSCWDVFRLSVEKYPDNPMLGRREIVNGKAGKYVWQTYKEVYDLVIKVGNSIRSCGVEPGGKCGIYGANCSEWIISMEACNAHGLFCVPLYDTLGAGAVEYIICHAEVSIAFVEEKKIPELMETFPNSTQHMKTIVSFGKVAPEQREQIGKFGLAVYSWEEFLKLGEDKQYDLPVKKKSDICTIMYTSGTTGNPKGVMISNDSIVTFIAGVKRVLESVNEQLTTKDVYLSYLPLAHIFDRVIEELFISHGASIGFWRGDVKLLLEDIGELKPTIFCAVPRVLDRIRSGLMQKIASGSFLKQKLFNIAYSYKLNSMKKGHSHDEASPLCDKVVFDKVKQGLGGNVRLILSGGAPLAIHVEAFLRVVSCAYVLQGYGLTETCGGTFVSLPNEMQMLGTVGPPIPNVDVCLESVPEMNCDALSSTPRGEICIRGKTVFSGYYKQEDLTKEVLIDGWFHTGDIGEWQPDGSLKVIDRKKNIFKLSQGEYVAVENLENIYGLASAVDSIWVYGNSFESFLVAVVNPNNQALENWAQENGVHGDFKSLCESPKAKEYILGELTKAGKEKKLKWFEFVKAVHLDPEPFDIERDLLTPTFKKKRPQLLKCYQDVIDKMYKSASKPSA